The following DNA comes from Enterocloster bolteae.
AGGCCAGGCAGCAAAACAGGACAGAGGAGAGAAAACGCCAGCTGGCGCTGGATTATCCTGAGGTATTGTCCAGGCTGACCATTTTTCTCGGCGCAGGCATGAGTATCCGCACAGCCTGGGATAAGATTGCCCTGGAATACAAAATGATGGTGGAGCAGGGAAGGCGCAGGAAACGGTATGTATATGAAGAAATGTATGAAACCAGCTGTCAGATGAAGGGGGGAGTGCCGGAGGGCAAGGCATTTGAGGAGTTTGGACGGCGGTGCGGGCTTCAGTCTTATATGAAACTGGGAGGTCTGCTGGAGCAGAACCGTAAAAATGGTTCAAAGAATCTCAGGAATCTGCTGCGTACAGAGATGACAGATGCATTTGAACAGAGAAAACACCAGGCCAGGCGCCTGGGAGAGGAAGCAGGGACAAAACTGCTGCTTCCTCTGTTCATTCTCTTGTCCGTGGTCATGGTCATGATCGCTGTTCCGGCACTGATGGAATTCAAATAAAATATAAGGAGGAGCGTAATGAAGTTAGGAAAGGAAATCAGGGAGTTCTGGAAGGACGAACAGGGGGTGGGAGTGATTGAGCTGGTGTTGGTATTGGTGGTTCTTATAGGCTTGGTCATTATCTTTAAAAAGCAGATAACCACCTTACTCCAAAATATTTTTAAGGAGATAAACAGCCAGTCAAAAGAGGTGTATTAATGTGCAGGAAAGGTGAGATTACGGTATTTCTGGCAATGATACTGTTCAGTGTCTGCGCACTGCTGTGTGTGATTGTGGAATCGGCCCGCACAGCAGGCGCCAGATGCTATCTGCGGATGGCTGTGGATTCATCCGCAGACTCCCTTATGGCCCAGTATCACCGGGAACTGTGGAATAGGTACCGGATATTGGGGCTTGAGTATGACAAGGCAGAGACACTGGAGAAGGAGTTCAGGGAATTTATGAGGCCCTATATGGAGGCTGAAAATTGGTATCCCATGAAGGCGGAGCAGATTCGGATAACAGATATGACGGATCTTACCCAGGGGGACGGAAGATATTTTGAACAGGAAATACTGGATTATATGAAGTATGGTCTGTTGGATGCAGATTGGGACGAGCTGGATGAAGCCGGCGCATCAGAGCTGTTGGAGGTCTGGAAAGAGGGAAACAGTGTTAACCGCGTTTCAGAACTATATGCCGCCCATTCCAGGGAAGCTGTAAAGGTGGAAAAGGCGCTGGAGATAATCAACAGTACACTTCTGGCCCAGAGGGAACGGTGGGAACAGGGGAAGGGCTGCCTGGACCAGCTGGATGGGGGAGGATTTGTATCCCAGGCCAATAAATTGATACGGGAGCTGGAACGGCTTCCGGGCCAGGTAAACTCCTATGAAAAGCGGGCCGATGAATTGTATGAGAAATTGGCAGACAGCAGAGAACGTTTTTTGGAAGAAGCCAGTGACCTGAGTGGGGATGTGAGGGCTGGCCTGGAGGAGGAAATCAGACAGTATGAGGCATATGCGGCCCAGGATGGACAGCGCCGCAGGGAGGTTGAGGCGCTGACAAATCTGAGCCGGGACAGAATACTGTGGATTAGGGATGTGATTGATATGGCGGAGGCGGTAATGGAGTATATCAGCAGCTGGGAGCCGGAGGATGAAGACGATGAGCTGGACGAGGATGCCTTATGGCAGCCGGTAAGGGCGCGCTGGTCCCAGTACGGCATGCTTACACTGGGAGTGGAATTCGGGGTCCGGGATAAGGAAAAGGAAGGTTTTCTGGAACAAGTAGGAAATATGGCAGGAAGAGAAATGCTGGAATTAGTATTACCGGAGGGAACCGTTGTTTCTGGGACAGCCCTCAGGCTTTCCGGCACACCATCCGTCCAGAGGAAAACAGACGGCGGTGGATGGAAGGAAACAGACCAGGATGGAGATTCTAAGAGCACCGGCTTTTTGACCGGAGTCAGGACACTGATACAGCGCCTGTTGATTGGAGAATATGATATTCGTTTTTTTAAAAGGTTAAAAAAAGAGATGCAGAAGGGGGAATTTTATGAGCTAGAATATATCATTCATGGAAAGGAAAAGGACAGGGACAATTTAAGCGGTGTGGCGGCGCGCCTGGTTGCATTTAGAGAGGGACTCAATCTGGTACATATTCTGTCAGATGCCGGAAAACGCCAGGAAGCGCGGAATCTGGCTCTGACCATTGTGGGAGGGACCGGGATTTTGCCACTTGTATCAGTGGTGGCATTTTTTATCATGGCAGTATGGGCTCTGGGAGAGGCTCTGCTGGATGTGCGGTACCTTCTGGAAGGGAAAAGGGTACCGGTCTTTAAGACTGGATCCGACTGGAAACTGGATTTGGCCGGACTTTTGGAGATGGGAAGGAGCGGAAGCCTGATTGATGAAGAAGGAGGAAATGGAAGCGGAGCTGATTATAAGGGCTATCTGCGGATACTTATATTCGGCGCTTATGACACGGATCTGGTTTACCGGATGATGGATGTAATGCAGATTGTCACTGCGGTGAAGCAGCCTGGATTTTCTTTGGCAAACTGTGTATGTACGGTGGATGCAGAAGCTCTTGTCAGTGGAAAACATGTGTTTTTTTCAAATGGATTGTGGAAAAGCCGGGGACGGGAAGACGGTTACGCATATGACACGCGTATGGCTGTAGCCGGGAGCTACCTGGAAGACTACAAAAGCCCATAAAGACGGGAACTGTAAATTTTCAGGAATGGGGAAAGGAGGTTCATGATGATGCCCTTTTTTCTGGTGCAGAATAAAAAATCAAATCCGTATTGTCCATATAAAAAAACAGCAAAAATAAATACAACCGCACCTCTCCAAGTACGTAAATGCTGTCGACTGTTCCATGGAAAAAGGGCATTATCATGGAACTCCTGCCAGATGCAGGGGAGTCTCTCCGTAGAGGCTGCTCTCAGTCTGTCCCTGTTCCTGTTCTTTTGTTTCTGTCTGATTATGCCTATGAAGATGCTGGACCGTCAGAGACAGATACAGGCTGTAATGGAATCCGTGGGGGAGGAGCTGAGTCAGTATGCCTATGTGGAATACTGTTTCCGTAGCGCAGAGGAAGGAGGTGCAGAGGTGGATGTGGGAAGAGCAGAGGATACAGCCACCTCTGTTTTGGCAGCAGCTTATGCTTCCGCCAGAATATTGGGAGAGATTAACAGGGAGTGGGTGGAAGCCGTATCATTTGAGGGGACGGACATAGGGGAGGATGAGATGGTCCATATCGTGATGAGATATAGGATGCGTCTTCCCTTTTCCGTATTAGGAGTCAGCAGCATTCCCGTGGAACAGGTATGCAGCCGCAGAATGTGGAATGGAGCAGATGGGGGACGTTTTGGGGATGGTGACAGGGATGGGAATGGAGAAGAAGATGAGATAGTATACATTGGAAAAAACTCCACCCGCTATCACCGCTTAAGGACCTGCCACTATCTGTACAATGATTTAAAGGCAGTGGATTTAGGGGCTGTGGGGGAACTGCGGAATGAGGCAGGAGGAAGGTATTCTTCCTGTGGGACATGCGGTGGGGGAAGCGGAGGCACAGGAAGCGGGGGCGCGGGAAGCGGCAGTATGGGGAGCAGCGGTACGGTTTATGTCATGCCATATGGTTCAAGCTACCATGTGTCTAAAAGCTGCCGGTCCATCATTGCGTATGTTCAGGCGGTTCCATTGACGCAGGTGGAATATCTGGGGGAGTGTTCTTATTGCAGAGGAAAGTGATGTGGGAGACGGGGGTGTTATTTGTTGGGCATATTAAATGGGGATTTGACGGAACAATTAACAGCAGGACACGACATAGCCGGAGTATTGCTGCGCTGCGGATTTCTTATGACGCTGTCAATTGGAGCCTGGCAGGATATGAGGAATCACAGAATAAAACTCAGCCTGATTGTGATGTCCGCAGCCGCGGGCGCGGTTCTGCGATGCATGTATATTGTGCTGGATGCGGCAATCATATACCGGGATTCGGGACATAAGATACCTTCGGACTTGGTGTCGGGCCAGATTATAGATACAGCCATGGCCATGGCTGTAGGAGCGGGATTGCTGTTTTTATCCCGGATAACAAACGAGGCTGTGGGAAAGGGGGATGGATGGTTTTTTCTAATATCGGGCATTTATCTGGGTGCATTGAAAAATCTGGTTTTGCTGGCAGGCGGCTTGGGGATTTGCTTTTTACTATCTATGGTTTTAGTATTTAAAGGGATTATACAGGGAACAGACAGGGGGAGGCTGCGCATTCCTCTTCTTCCATTTCTGATCCCGGCAGGAATCGGGGTGATGTTCCTATGAGGGAAAAAACGCTTAAGGGAAGTCTTACGGTTGAGGCCGCATGGATTATGGCCATGGTATTACTGTCCATAGCGGTGATGCTCCAGCAGGCATGCCGTATTCATGATGAGACCAAGGCCGCCATGGGTCTGCATGAGGCGTTGGAAAAGGGCCGTCATGGAAGTGCAAAAGAGCTGGAAGCCTCTGCGTCCGGGGTGCAGGAACATTTAGGCCGTCTCATGTTCTTTCCTGACTGCGATCTGGCTATAAAGGAAAAAGGGAAGAGGATATACGGAGAAGGCAGAGGGGGAAAATGGAAAAGAGAGATTGAGGCGGAAAGGTTCCGGCCGGAGACATTTCTGCGCAAGATTACTTTAATTGAAGGGCTGGTTAAAGAAGATGGAAATTAGCTACAGGAGAGAAGCAAAACGCAATTACCTGGTAGCGGGGGTGGCAGACGCCACAGCTGGATATGAAGCCAGAATGCTGGCCCACAACGAGATTAGGGGACTGTTAAGGATGTACATAACATACCAGGATGGACTGCCCTTATATTGTTATGACATTACCTCCAGACAACCGTTAAGCCGCCTTCTGGAAACCCGTTTTATAACCAGAGAAGAGATATGCCAGTTATTAATCCAGATACATGCAGCGCTAAGTGGTATGGAGGAATATCTTTTAGATGCAGGGGGTGTCCTGCTGGAACCGGAATATATTTATGTGGAGCCGGAATTATTCCAGACCGGTTTGTGCCTGATCCCTGGTGTTCAGGATGATTTCCAGGGTAAACTGAGCCGCCTCCTGCAATATATACTGAAGAGGATAAATCATAAAGACAGGGAGAGCGTAGTCCTGGCTTATGGACTATATCAGGAAAGCCTTAAGGAAAACTGCGGAATGGATGATTTGCTGGGGCTGATTGCGTCAGAACGGCGGAAAGGGAAGAAACGGGAGTTATTGAGCGAACCGGAGGGAGATTACATAAAGAAAGGAGGACTACAGGAAACAGATCATTGGGAGAAGGGGCTGAAGGAGAAGGGACAAGGGAAGGAACAAGGGAAAGAACAGGGGAATGAGCAAAATAGAGATTGTATTACAGGGAAGTGGAAAGGAAAAAGCGGGGAGACAGAGAAAGAGCATAACAGTGACAGGGGGGAGAAGCGAAGAAAAAAAGAAAAGGGTAAATTGGAAAGGTGTGAAATAAAACAGGAAGGCTCAGGCCGGACTGAACCTAAATGGAAAGGAACCACTTTCAGACGGCAGTTTATCGTATGGCTGTCAGCGGCAGTACTTTGTCCATCCGCACTGTGGATGTTCAGAGGGATGACAATGGTCATTGACAACTGGAGGCTGCTGGCAGCAATCGACGGAGGCTTGCTGTTTATGCTGTCAGCCATGAATCTGTATAGGCTGTTCATTGGGCATAGGGCTGCAAAGGCAGATGGGGCAGGTTCAGATGATGAGCAGGACCCATGGAGAATTTTGTATGAGGATGAAGATGACGAAGACGAGGATTTAGGTAATCAGCCATCTACTGCGTATATGAATGGGGATAAAAATGAGTATTTGCAGAAAATGCCGGAAAGCAGCGCCGGAGAGTGCTTTCAGACCGTGCTTTTATCAGAGCGGCCAGCACAAGGGGAGGAAGTCCGGCGTTTATCTGCCCTCAATGGTTCGGATGAGGACATTGTAATATCCTATTATCCATTTGTGATTGGCAAACACAAGGATTTAGCAGACTATGTGCTTTTGAAAGATACAGTCAGCCGTTTTCACATAAGATTAGACGAGGACAATGGGAGTTATACTGTAACGGACCTTAACTCTACCAATGGTACCAGGGTCAAAGGACGATTGCTGGAGGCAAACGAGACAATGCAGCTGGAGCCGGGAGACCAGATATTTATAGCTGACTGCGGATATATTTTTTATTAACAGCACAGAGTAACCCAGTATGTTTCGTTTATCTTAAAAGACAATTGTGTGAGTGTGGTTGCAGAAATAGTAAATAACAATGGGGTGGGGGCATAAAAAATAACTTTATTGCGTCAAAGCCACTTAACAAGTCCTTTAAAGTATGCTAAGATTATATATCATTGAGGATGTGAGGAATACGGATGGTTACGGGCATAAACAGGAGCAGGCCATATGTCAACATTGCGCTGGCAGCAGTCAACGTATTGGTATTTCTGTACCTGGAGGCCATCGGCTCCACGGAGGATGGCGTATTCATGGTAAAACACGGGGCTGTATTTGCGCCTTTTGTTATCCTTGGTGGAGAGTATTACAGGCTGTTTACTGCCATGTTCCTGCACTTTGGAGTCAGCCATCTGGCAAATAATATGCTGGTGCTTCTGGTGCTTGGAGAGAAGATGGAAAGGGCGCTGGGTCATATCAAGTATTTGATATTTTACCTTGCCAGCGGTGTTGCTGCCAACAGTATATCCCTGGCTGTCCAGGTACGGACAGGGCAGGCCAGTGTGTCCGCGGGGGCTTCAGGCGCAATCTTCGGTGTGGTAGGCGGTCTGGTCTATGTGATTGCCATTCATCATGGTCAGCTGGACGGACTAACCAACAGGCAGCTGGGCTTTATGGTTCTGCTGACGCTTTATCATGGGTTTACTTCAGCAGGAGTGGACAATATGGCTCACATAGGGGGCCTGATTTCCGGCTTCATATTAGGTATCCTGCTTTACAGGAGAAAAGATGCTGCCAGAATTTCCGGTATGGCTGGATAGAATGCAGGCTGTGTTAACCGCAGCGGAAGGAGGATTTTCAGAATGACAGATGACAATTGTATTTTTTGTAAAATAGCAGGAGGGGTGATTCCGTCAACCACTCTGTATGAGGATGAGGATTTTCGCGTGATTCTGGATTTGGGACCAGCGTCCAGAGGACATGCCCTTATCCTTCCAAAACAGCATTTTGCAGATGTATGCGCACTGGATGGGGATATAGCCGCCAAGGTACTTCCTCTGGGTGCCAAGATTGGCTCTGCGATGAAGAAATCTCTTGGATGCGCGGGATTCAATCTGGTTCAGAATAATGGAGAAGCAGCCGGGCAGACTGTTTTCCATTTCCACATGCATGTGATTCCAAGATATGAGGGAGGTCCAGACATGGTCAGCTGGACTCCGGGAAAGGCTTCGCCGGAGGAATTGGCAGAGGTTGCGGATAAAATCAAAGGCTGTCTGTAGTTGCAATGAAGATTGAGAAGATGGATACAGAAGATAAAAAACTGTTTGAAGAAATGTATCTGGAATATGAGGTATACCTGAGAAGGATAGCTTATGTCAACGATATTCCTGTAGATTATATTGAGGATGTGGTACAGGATACATTTGTTTCATATGCCCGCTATAAATATTCCCTGGATATGTCTGAGGAAAGTAAGAGGGCGTTGCTGATACGTATTCTGAAGAGCCGGTGTATGGACTTTCACCGAAGAATGAAGTACAGGAGCTATGGGGAATTGGACGAAGAGGCATATAACAGTGAAGATTATCCGGCACACGATAAGGCTGCCAATCTGCCGGATTATGTAGTCAGCAAAGAGAGATGTCAGGCGCTTCTTAAGGAAATCGAGAGGATGCCTGAAAACTGGCGTCAGGTCGCGACGCTCAGATTGATAGAAGGACGGCCGACAAGGGAAGTATGCGCTATGCTGAATATTACAGAAAAGGCATGCTATTCCAGAGTCAGCCGTATCAGGAAATATCTTGAGGAACTGCTAAAAAGTGATAATTGGCCCTAACGTTATTTTACACATGATTCAATGAGAGATACAACTGTTTTAACAGCATTGTTCAGATTGCTCTGCTCCATGGCCTGTATATAGGAATTGCGGTTTAGGTATAAATCGTTAATGGCATCAAACAGGGAGTCATCAGACAATGCTTCTTCTTCCAGAACTTTGCTGAATCCTTGTTTTGCAAAGGAGTTAGCATTGAGAATCTGGTCTCCGCGGCTGGCCGCGGCTGACAGAGGAATAAGTAGGTTCGGTTTGCGCAGTGCCAGGAGCTCGCAGATAGAATTAGCCCCTGCCCTTGATATGACAAGGTCGGCTGCCGCAAAAAGATGCTTTAAGGGAGCGTCAACGTATTCATACTGTACATATCCGGCTGTTCCTATCAGGCTTTCGTCCAGATTGCCTTTGCCACAGATATGTATTACCTGATAGCTGGACAGAAGCCTGGGGAGGATATTACGGACCGCTGTATTTACGGCTACAGAGCCCAAACTTCCGCCTATGACAAGGAGTACAGGTCTGCCGGCAGACAGGTGGGCATACGAGAGCCCGGACAGCCGGTCACCCTGGAGTAGCTCTGCACGGATAGGGGAGCCTGTCAGTACAGCCTTGTCGGATGGAAGGTACTTAAGGGTCTCCGGGAAGTTACAGCAAACCTTAAGGGCGGAAGGAATGCAGATTTTATTGGCCAGGCCAGGCGTCATATCGGATTCGTGTATGATGACAGGGATTTTGTAGTGTTTGGCAGCAAGGACCACGGGAACTGCAACAAAACCGCCCTTAGAAAAGATTACATCCGGTTTATGGCGTTTTAAGAGCCGTCTGGCTTCCGCGTAACCCTTGACGACGCGGAATGGGTCGGAAAAATTCTTGATATCAAAGTATCTGCGCAGCTTGCCAGAGGATATGCCATCATAGGGAATGCCTGCAGTTTCAATCAGCTTGCGTTCCATGCCCTGGTATGAACCGATATAGCGGATTTCGTAACCAGCTTCCTTTAACGAAGGGAGCAGGGCCAGATTGGGGGTAACGTGTCCGGCAGTACCGCCGCCGGTTAAAATAATTTTTTTCATAAAAACCTCCTAAAGTATATGATATGCGGGGGAAACCGGCATTCATAAACGTCTACTATTATAGTAAGCATTAAACGCAAAAAGTCAACCCTAAAGGCAAAGGGAACTTTAGGAGATTTGGTAAACAGAGGTGTCACGTGGGAGATTATAAAAGAGATTCAGAACAGGACAATTCTATGGACTGCCCCATTTGGGGAACGGACGATATATCAGATGAAGAACTGTTAAAAGAATTAGAAGCAGTCAAGAATATGGCCGTCCCCCTTCCCATTCCATCTCCATCCCCAGATGAATTTGAGAAAATCTGGGCAAGGATACAGGAAGAAAGAGCTGAGTCAAAGAATGTACCGGAATCCGACCAACCGGAGCACCCCAAGGTTATCAAACCAAGGTTTGGATGGAAGCGGTTGGCTGCGATTGGTTTAATTGCCTGTCTTGTGGCAGGGAGTGGATGTATGGTGGCTATGGGGACGAAGTCGTATTTTTATCGGGAGAAGGAGTTGGGGGATGGACAACAAACAGTATTTGTTAATGATTTTTATAAAGGTGATGTGAATGGTGAGGAAGAGGCTTATAATCTTATAGAAAAAGAGTTGGGGATTCAGCCATTAAAGTTGGGATACATTCCATCCGATATGTACTTTTTAGATGTATATATAAAAGATGGGTATGCAAGGCTCTGCTTTACTTATAATGATGAGTTTGTTTATTTTATCCAATCTAAGTTTAATAAGAAGGTATCATATGATTATAAATCTGATAGAGAAGAAATCATATCAGTAAAAAATAAGTGGTTAAATAAGGATATTGATATAAAGATAGCAACATTAGAAGATGGTTCCTCTAGAAACGAAATATCTTTTGTTGATGATGGAAAATACTATCGTTTATGGGGACCGATTGAAATACAAGAATTTAAGGAAATTGTTGAGAGGTTGACATATTGACAAAAGAGGGAGAGTAAGTAATGAGAAGACTTTTTAAGGTGCTAATTAGTACAATTCTAGTAATGAATATGGTAGTTATGACGGCAATGGCAGCACCGTATAATCCTGATAAGTTTACATCAGTGAACATTGAGTCGGAGTTGTTAGCGCCACAAATAAGAAGTAGTAGAGTGACAGAATTACCAAAACCAAGGGGAGTCTTTTTTTCCGCTGCGGATTTAATAATATCTGATGAAGGAAATGGTGATGTTGGAGTTTTTGCAAAAGCATATATGGAGGTTCCGGTTGATGAAGCTTATATTACAGTATATTTGGATCAGTGGGATGAAGATGCGGAAAGATGGCGTCAAGTAACTTTTTATGATGCAGAATTTTATTTAAAGGATTACCCAAATGGAATTACCGAACCAGAAGTTAATATGATTTTTAAGAATCAGCCTAAGGGATATTATTATCGTCTTAGGGGGGTATTTGGAGCAGTCCTTGATGGACGTTTTGAAGGATTTAGCCCAACGACAGCAGGTATCTTAGTTAAATGATGGGGAGCTTGTAATAATTATATAAAGTTCTATATATTAAACCTATAAAATTGAGAGCTCTTTGTGACTAAGAAGTGATAAAATCTCTTAGTGACAGAGAGCTCGTTTTATACCATATAATTCTGTTTTTATATTACCGCCCCTTAAACTGCTTCAACGCCCGAGCCAACTGATCCGGACAAGACGTAGGTCTGGGACCGCACTGGATTCCGTCAAGTCTTCGGATGGCCTCATCTACGTCCATGCCCTCGATGAGCCGGGACAGGCCCTGGGTGTTGCCGGAGCAGCCGCCTACAAACTGGACATTGGTCAGTTTATTATCTTTTACTTCAAAGGATATCTCCCTGGAACAGACCCCTTGTGTTTTAAATCTCATGTGTAGTGCCTCCTGTGATAAATTCGTGTATATCCGATTATGCCTTATGCAAAAGATAATGTCAAGTGAGAACAAGCTTTGAACTTGAAAATCTGCGGGCTTCCTATATAATAGAAGAATAGTACAAGACAGAAGGAGGTAATTATGCTAGGAATTATTGGAGCCATGGACGAGGAAGTGGCTATGATTAAGGCGCAGTTAACGGATGTACAGGTGGAGACAAGAGCTGCCATGGACTTTTATAAAGGAAAGCTGGAGGGGAAAGAGGTAGTGGTGGTCCGTTCCGGAATCGGTAAGGTCAATGCAGCTATGTGTACCCAGATTCTGGCAGATATATATGGTGTAACAGGTGTGGTAAATACAGGAATAGCAGGTT
Coding sequences within:
- a CDS encoding Flp1 family type IVb pilin, with amino-acid sequence MKLGKEIREFWKDEQGVGVIELVLVLVVLIGLVIIFKKQITTLLQNIFKEINSQSKEVY
- a CDS encoding DUF5702 domain-containing protein, which encodes MCRKGEITVFLAMILFSVCALLCVIVESARTAGARCYLRMAVDSSADSLMAQYHRELWNRYRILGLEYDKAETLEKEFREFMRPYMEAENWYPMKAEQIRITDMTDLTQGDGRYFEQEILDYMKYGLLDADWDELDEAGASELLEVWKEGNSVNRVSELYAAHSREAVKVEKALEIINSTLLAQRERWEQGKGCLDQLDGGGFVSQANKLIRELERLPGQVNSYEKRADELYEKLADSRERFLEEASDLSGDVRAGLEEEIRQYEAYAAQDGQRRREVEALTNLSRDRILWIRDVIDMAEAVMEYISSWEPEDEDDELDEDALWQPVRARWSQYGMLTLGVEFGVRDKEKEGFLEQVGNMAGREMLELVLPEGTVVSGTALRLSGTPSVQRKTDGGGWKETDQDGDSKSTGFLTGVRTLIQRLLIGEYDIRFFKRLKKEMQKGEFYELEYIIHGKEKDRDNLSGVAARLVAFREGLNLVHILSDAGKRQEARNLALTIVGGTGILPLVSVVAFFIMAVWALGEALLDVRYLLEGKRVPVFKTGSDWKLDLAGLLEMGRSGSLIDEEGGNGSGADYKGYLRILIFGAYDTDLVYRMMDVMQIVTAVKQPGFSLANCVCTVDAEALVSGKHVFFSNGLWKSRGREDGYAYDTRMAVAGSYLEDYKSP
- a CDS encoding DUF6382 domain-containing protein yields the protein MEISYRREAKRNYLVAGVADATAGYEARMLAHNEIRGLLRMYITYQDGLPLYCYDITSRQPLSRLLETRFITREEICQLLIQIHAALSGMEEYLLDAGGVLLEPEYIYVEPELFQTGLCLIPGVQDDFQGKLSRLLQYILKRINHKDRESVVLAYGLYQESLKENCGMDDLLGLIASERRKGKKRELLSEPEGDYIKKGGLQETDHWEKGLKEKGQGKEQGKEQGNEQNRDCITGKWKGKSGETEKEHNSDRGEKRRKKEKGKLERCEIKQEGSGRTEPKWKGTTFRRQFIVWLSAAVLCPSALWMFRGMTMVIDNWRLLAAIDGGLLFMLSAMNLYRLFIGHRAAKADGAGSDDEQDPWRILYEDEDDEDEDLGNQPSTAYMNGDKNEYLQKMPESSAGECFQTVLLSERPAQGEEVRRLSALNGSDEDIVISYYPFVIGKHKDLADYVLLKDTVSRFHIRLDEDNGSYTVTDLNSTNGTRVKGRLLEANETMQLEPGDQIFIADCGYIFY
- a CDS encoding rhomboid family intramembrane serine protease, producing MVTGINRSRPYVNIALAAVNVLVFLYLEAIGSTEDGVFMVKHGAVFAPFVILGGEYYRLFTAMFLHFGVSHLANNMLVLLVLGEKMERALGHIKYLIFYLASGVAANSISLAVQVRTGQASVSAGASGAIFGVVGGLVYVIAIHHGQLDGLTNRQLGFMVLLTLYHGFTSAGVDNMAHIGGLISGFILGILLYRRKDAARISGMAG
- a CDS encoding HIT family protein translates to MTDDNCIFCKIAGGVIPSTTLYEDEDFRVILDLGPASRGHALILPKQHFADVCALDGDIAAKVLPLGAKIGSAMKKSLGCAGFNLVQNNGEAAGQTVFHFHMHVIPRYEGGPDMVSWTPGKASPEELAEVADKIKGCL
- a CDS encoding RNA polymerase sigma factor yields the protein MKIEKMDTEDKKLFEEMYLEYEVYLRRIAYVNDIPVDYIEDVVQDTFVSYARYKYSLDMSEESKRALLIRILKSRCMDFHRRMKYRSYGELDEEAYNSEDYPAHDKAANLPDYVVSKERCQALLKEIERMPENWRQVATLRLIEGRPTREVCAMLNITEKACYSRVSRIRKYLEELLKSDNWP
- a CDS encoding undecaprenyldiphospho-muramoylpentapeptide beta-N-acetylglucosaminyltransferase, which encodes MKKIILTGGGTAGHVTPNLALLPSLKEAGYEIRYIGSYQGMERKLIETAGIPYDGISSGKLRRYFDIKNFSDPFRVVKGYAEARRLLKRHKPDVIFSKGGFVAVPVVLAAKHYKIPVIIHESDMTPGLANKICIPSALKVCCNFPETLKYLPSDKAVLTGSPIRAELLQGDRLSGLSYAHLSAGRPVLLVIGGSLGSVAVNTAVRNILPRLLSSYQVIHICGKGNLDESLIGTAGYVQYEYVDAPLKHLFAAADLVISRAGANSICELLALRKPNLLIPLSAAASRGDQILNANSFAKQGFSKVLEEEALSDDSLFDAINDLYLNRNSYIQAMEQSNLNNAVKTVVSLIESCVK
- a CDS encoding DUF4367 domain-containing protein, whose protein sequence is MDCPIWGTDDISDEELLKELEAVKNMAVPLPIPSPSPDEFEKIWARIQEERAESKNVPESDQPEHPKVIKPRFGWKRLAAIGLIACLVAGSGCMVAMGTKSYFYREKELGDGQQTVFVNDFYKGDVNGEEEAYNLIEKELGIQPLKLGYIPSDMYFLDVYIKDGYARLCFTYNDEFVYFIQSKFNKKVSYDYKSDREEIISVKNKWLNKDIDIKIATLEDGSSRNEISFVDDGKYYRLWGPIEIQEFKEIVERLTY
- a CDS encoding TIGR03905 family TSCPD domain-containing protein, with protein sequence MRFKTQGVCSREISFEVKDNKLTNVQFVGGCSGNTQGLSRLIEGMDVDEAIRRLDGIQCGPRPTSCPDQLARALKQFKGR